Part of the Lotus japonicus ecotype B-129 chromosome 6, LjGifu_v1.2 genome, aagaaattataaactaaaatatattgaaaatatatttttttttgaaaaagagaaatattatagataaaaccaTGAGAAAAAGTTTCTCATGAAAATAGAAGAGTTTACAGTTCAAGAAGGATTAGGCTTACAACaaaatataagaaaagaaacaaagtgaaaacaaCAGTGTAAAGAAACAGGAACAATAAAACAGGGAAAATATAATAGGAAGACAACTAATAGTGGAGGCCGAAAAATAGGAGGTGCATGAAAAATCAACAGCAGCACATAGCAGGTTACAACAAAATTTATTCTAATGAATTTTTTTGAGTAGCTTGCAAAGTGCTGAGTGAAGGTTTTTccgtttattataatttatatgttTGAGTATATTCTTCTTTATATATGTATTGTATTGGATGACATGATGAGCATAATAATTTGAGTGAACATTAATTTCATGATAGATATGAACAACAGACACAATATCAAGTACATTCAGGAAGAGAATAGAATGAAAGCAACACACAATTGTGAgagcatataaaataaaagcatataaaaaattttgaaaaaaaaagagaaaaaaaaactggtGTGGCTAAAGCCACACCTTGCCTCAACAGGGGTCCGCCCATGGTTGTTCCCTACATGTGTTCAGGGAACACGTGTGAACAGACTGTtgcagtatcttagataattaggaaaaaacttttaaaattttaatggattataatctcaacattacatattttattttatattgtagatcatgagaaaTAATAAAATGAGAAATCAAGGGATTCCTATAAATATGCATtaaattaggcttgagacttttcctaatttaaagagataatgaaaacggtttcaagatttgttttgaaaataaatttagtaaggagtgatctaggtaaatcttagataattatggcaaatcttttaaaattcggttttaagataaaataacacaacagaAGATAAGCTATCTaatggaatgacacgtggaatttttttatgagaattaatctgagaatgacacgtgagattttttttatgagaattagcCTGAGAATGACACATCACTAAATCAGTCTGATAGAAGTTCCTTctattctaatatatattgatactagtgttttttacccgtgctTTGCACGGAAAATATGTATGTCGTATTTGATACGTCAATCAATATCTtggttattaaaaatataataaacaacaaataaaataaaagagttgtAAATGATGAACAAAGTGGATAAAAAGTCTAAAATTGAAACCCTTAttgcatagattgaaattcaCACAATTggataactaataaaaagattgctTAACCAAAtatcaaattatgcaaaacatataaGAGGATAGTTTCATGATgactaataaacaatagctgatgTAATCTACAgtgaaaaaaaagataaaagactCTTCATGAACGTGATTATGCAAGTTTTTTTTCACACAGTAAAATAAACTAAACTTGATCCAGATCAACAGGAACttgtttcacattcttcatgaacatgaagacaatagcacaaatcatagatataaggaatcatCAACAAAGCATTCATTACAAAcattaatcttagaaaaaaaagaatgtgatagtagcacaaatcagaaTTGTGagagataaatcataaagtatgacatcattGTGTTTATACCAATTACTCGtgcttaacaaaaaaaaaaccaattgctcgtgcgttgcacgacggAGTTTGCTCATGTATTGATTATATCAGTCAAATAATTGCTTAtaaacaaaactaaaaaattagaaagaaaTTTTAATCATAATAAGATCAAGACTTCGAAAAAACTTATATTTACAACATTGAAGAAAATATTTGAGGTTTAACAATATAACAGGCAAGGACTCCTGCACATGTGTTATAAACTCTAATATGAAATTAAACTATCAAGGTTATAAGATAATGTGTGCCTTTAGCGTACCTACTTAATCAGCTTCctcttttttctcttctccACTATCAGGATCCTCTGGATTTTAACATTCTAGGGAAAAACAATTAGAATTCCAGATCCCAACTTAAAAGTCTTATGAGATGCATATCAAAGCAAATGTATAGTCTTATGAATACTGCATTTATATGATGCAGTACTCTAGTAATCTGAAGAATAATGTACATAAATTAATATTCTATACAATTAGAATGACATTTCCATCAATGATCATTTTGGTCCTTTGAGTATCTTTCATTGTAGATTTAACAGCTTTCTCAAAAATGGCTTGTGACTGTAAACTgaaatttaagttgtttattttatatttgtaaCTATGATTTGTATCCTTGTTTAATGTTCTCATGTAGAAATTATATCATATGTAGGAGCCCTGCCTCTTCCTTGGTCCATTAGGATGAAAATTGCACTAGGAGCTGCTAAGGGTCTTGCTTTTCTTCATGAAGATGCTGGGTGACTTGTAATATACTACTTGATGCAGTAAGTGCCAAAAATTACAACAAGATTACATTAAATCTTGAATCTTCCTTTATGGAGCAAAGTCAAGTTCAATCTACCAGCTTGAGAGATGAATATTTACAGGTATGTTGatattaaatttcatttttatattaaaaggACTGATAACAAATTGTGGCTGATTTAGAGATAATATTCTCACTGTTCCTACAACACTTTCGCCCCAATGAACCTGTTGTTGGAATTAAGTACGAAGCTCAACTCCAAAATACACTTCTACCGCATGAGTTGATAATATGCTGTTTTGTTTCCTGATATCAAATTTCTGGATGAATTGAGTTTTAGAGGCTTTATAGTTTATAACTAAGCTTATGTTAGCTATTTATACCCCTTAGCTATGTGGCAGTATATTGTAGCTCCATATTTTATAAAGGATTAATGACTTCCTTGAATACTTATCATTATGAGTTCCTGCTAATTTTTTCTTGGCTAACAGAAGTGACATAGTGCCTTCGATCAAGCTTGCATGTTCTTCTACTTGCAAGCTACAAGTGGTTTTATGATAGCTAGTAAGCCGGGGATGCTGGTATAAGTGTATAACTCCAATCTCTAAGCTCTGCTCATAGCCATTTGCTCAGACAGTGTGAGTATCTTCTGTCTATTGCAGAAGATCGAATCTGATGACAAATTATAGctcatatattttattaattctaAGGTGATTTAATCATAGATGCACTCTTTTAATTGACAGGTTTAGTTCATCCCCTCTTGAACTCTTACCACTCTCATCACACATCCCTCTTTCAAAGCACACGCCAGTTATATCTACAAAGAGGTATAATTGTAGCTTTATGGTACTAGATTTTTATTTCTCAGGCATTGAGAAGAACAAATTATCGTGATAAATAAGTTGGATAAAGCTTGTGAAGTATACTTATGTTATGTGTTTTTAGTTGATTATCAACTCTGTATGTTGATTTAGCTTTGTGTTAGACGAGACTTACTTGATGGGAGAGTCTTTTGATATATTTTGCTTGTTTTTAGTTGATTATGAACTTTTATGGAATTATCTTTGTGTTGGATACTTGGATTGAGTTGATGGTATTACAATTAGTTACAATTAGTATGTTGAACTTGGATGAATTGTTAAACTGGCACACTAGATGACCATATGAATCTTTTTTTGTTAGTTTCTAATTTTATAGGTTacttaaatgaatttaaataAATGCAAAAGTATAGCCATTTTAAATGAATATAAACCAAAAACTGCCCAGAGAAAAACTGAAATTTGTGACGGAATATTCCGTCACAAAATTTATGAAGAGATTCACGATTGCTAATTTGCTATGAAAAGTCAGCCGTAACAAAATTAGTGACGGAACACGGCGTCACTGTTTACTAACGAAATTTATCCGTCACTAATTAGTTACGGATAGTTCCAACAACACTTCAAGAATTTTAGTGACGGAATTTTATTATTAGTTACGGATAATTTTCATCACTAATTTGTTACGAATCATAAATTCCGTCACAACTGATTAGCAACGAGACTTTGTGTTATGTTTGATATTCTGTCATAAATTCCGTCACTAACATGCTCTGTGACGGAATTTATAACACTCTGTGACGGAATTTGTCCGTCACTGATTTCGTTTTTTTAAGTAGTGAGTGGTTTATGGTGAGAAATGAGAGCAATAAATGATAGGCattgatttaaaataaatgaatgagATTGATCCTGACTTTAAAAGTGTCACGTGTGCCTCACCATTCTTAAACACTATTCCTCTTTCTTCTCCATTCTTAATCAGATTTGCCATTGTTGCAAGCACACAGTCACAGACTCCACCGTTTAACCAAAAACACTCATCATCTAGATTCAAAGAAGAGAAAATCAAACGGGGACCATCAACCTAGCTCCTACCTTCATCAGTTCATATTTCCTCTACTCAATTTTGGCGGAGAAACAAAGGGGTCACGTGAGTTTTAAAAGATAGATTTAATCTCAACCCTTTATTTTAATCTAAGGGCTATTAATTATTGGGTAAAAGTGATGCTATAGAATTCTCCTAATGGTCTTAACTAGCAAATGCTTCTCTATTGGCAATTTGTCTAAGTCCTGGGAAGTAATAATGGATTGCAAAGGAGGGGTTTCTTTAAAGATTAAAATCATTCTAACTATATAGTTGTAAATCAAGGTAAATAAGCCTCAAGCTTCATAAAATCGTATCTGCCAATCAAAGTCCTGAAATGAATGATTACTGGTCTGAGTTGTCTTCTTAATCTTAATTTGACAAAATCAGATTTGGCATTTGTTTGCATTAATGTAGCTCAGGTCCAAGTGGGCCATTTAAAATTTAGAATTTAAATGTTTTGGATGCACTTTTTGTTGTTCTCTTATCTGAGTACTAGAGGCCCTACCAATATACCACTTCCAAATCCTCATTATAGTGAGTAGTGACATACTTGCTGCCAAAACagaatgaaagaaaattaaacaagaaaacaaaataCATAGCAGCAActcaatttttttatgtaacTTCATTTATCAACCGATATACAATAAACTCTTTTAAATTCCTAATTCCTAATTCCTAATTCCACACACTGCTGGTAAGTGATGGATTGCTTTCTTGGACTGATGACTATAGCACAATCCTCAGAAACCTGTAGAGCAGGAGCATCGAAATTCAAGACCCGGATCTTAGCTCCGACATCTCCCAAGACCCGAAGGTCGACTCGGTCGTTAACCGAAGCGTTTCTGATCAACTCAGCGGCGTCAGCCTGAAGCAAACTCATGCGATTGATGGAGATGGTGGCGGCCACTTGTTTCATATTGTGAGCTTCCTGGAAGAACCCCGGAATGGAGGCTTTGCCGAGCTGGATTCTACGGTACATGACGGTGAACCAGAAATCACCGTATGTGACCCCCACCTTATTGGGGTTAACCGCTTCGAATATGAGGTGAAGGGTGAGGCTGATGGAGGCGGTTGAGTCATCGGCGGTGATGGACATGTATTGAACCTCCACTAACTGAAGATTGACATGTGGCTTCTTGGGCAACACCGCCAGGATGATGACGAGCGCCACCAACAGTGCAAGAAATGCGAGGAGCGATGATAGCAGGAAGAGGCAGCGGCAGCAGCCTTCCAACGACGTCGCCGATGAAGATGCATGAGAAGGTGTCCTCGGGTTGTAAGTTGAGAATGCGGCCGGCGCCGGTGCCAGTGGTCGGTCGCCGTTCGGTTGGTTACTGGTCATTTTCTCCTCTCGTGAATAGAACTGACCGGCAAGGCGTAATAATGCGTTGCCTGCGGGTGTGGGAACAATGTGTGCGCTGTGCTCTGCGAGGGATGAAAACAAGTTGTCATTTCTTTCGTATAAATAGGGAGCTTGTATCATGGTTTTAGATATATATCAATAATTGAAAGTAAGTGAGTAAAAAAAAGTGTAGTGTTATTGAGTAAGTAAATTGGCTAGTAACTAAAGCTAAGTCATACTATTAATTTATTAAGTGGTGCAGCAGGCTTCGTTGACGGCAACGGCGAATCTGCGGAGTCTCGATCATGGTCAAAGGTGCAACGGTGCTAGGGACTTACGgtgaagagagaaagagtgaaACATGACCAGattgtaaagaaaaaaaaaaggtggagTTTTCACATTTAGCACTTGAAACAAATAGAAGCATACTGGCCTGAAAATCAAGTAAAGGGACGAAGCATAGTAGCATAAAAATATTTACCAGAGATCAAATAATTAAGGGACAAAGATTAAACAATTTCAGTAATTGAAGCATACTAGCATGAAAAGACATTTACGTAAGGATGTGCTAATAAATCTAGTCAATGGATAAAGGTTAGACAAGTTCACAAATAGAACTATAGCATGAGAACATTCACGTACTGTCTAACAAAGTCCTGGAGTTGGCTAAATTGCAAAGTCAAGGGCTTCAATTGCTTACTGTATGAGTGGCAAGTCCAGCCGTCCCACTTCTTGGCACAGTTATAGTTGCTGGTGCGTGAATAGAGTTGTGAGGGCCACTTTGAGATTCTGTTTTATTTGGGTCCTTGCGGTTGCAGATTGTTACTCTGATTTCTGTTTGTTGTAGAAGCTATTATATAGGGAGTTAGTTGTAGTTGGTTTTGTTGAATTAGCTTCTTGGTTGTTTGACAAGGAACTAATTTTTGTTATGTTGTTTGTTTTCCTGTTGAAGTACCTATTTGTACTtcctatttataatattttggcTTACCTAAAAAAATAGCCTCTTTGAAGCCTCTGCAGTGTTTGATCTGATTCAATTTAAGTCCTGGATTGGTTATTTGCTGGATTAGGAATcagctttgttttcttttacttGGGTGCTGTTTTCCTTGTTTTCTTTTCCTTGCTGTGTAAGGAACAACTTTAGCACATCTTGTGCCTTATTTATTCAATCttgatttaccaaaaaaaaatgtaatataCCAATGATAAATGATTAAGTGAGGAAAGaaacagagagaaaaaaatagagAGGCCCAAACGAGAAGTATAATAATTGGGTCACATGCATATA contains:
- the LOC130726926 gene encoding uncharacterized protein LOC130726926 is translated as MTSNQPNGDRPLAPAPAAFSTYNPRTPSHASSSATSLEGCCRCLFLLSSLLAFLALLVALVIILAVLPKKPHVNLQLVEVQYMSITADDSTASISLTLHLIFEAVNPNKVGVTYGDFWFTVMYRRIQLGKASIPGFFQEAHNMKQVAATISINRMSLLQADAAELIRNASVNDRVDLRVLGDVGAKIRVLNFDAPALQVSEDCAIVISPRKQSITYQQCVELGIRN